Part of the Candidatus Palauibacter australiensis genome, TCCTTCTCCGAACTGGGGCAGCAGGAGATCGAGACCTCGGCCTACATCACCGGGATCCTGGAAGAGAACGGCTTCGCGGTCGAGCACGCGCCCTCGGGCATCCCGACCGCCTGGTTCGCGCGCTGGGGCAGCGGGTCGCCGGTCATCTCCTTCGGGTCCGACATCGATGGCATCCCGAAGGCCAACCAGAAGCCCGGCGTCGCCTATCACGACCCACTGATTCCGGGTGCGCCCGGCCACGGCGAAGGCCACAACTCCGGGCAGGCGGTGAACGTCGTGGCGGCGCTCGCGCTGAAGGACGTCATGGAGGCCGAGGGCATCGAGGGGACGCTCGTGCTCTGGCCCGGCGTCGCCGAGGAGCAGTTGGGCTCCAAGGCCTGGTACGTGCGGGACGGCTATCTCGAGGACATCGACGTCACCCTCTTCACGCACGTGGGCAGCAACCTGGCGGTGAGCTGGGGCCAGGGGAGCGGCACCGGGCTCGTCTCCGTGGAGTTCACCTTCGAGGGCGAGGCCGCCCACGGCGCGGGCGCGCCCTGGCGGGGCCGCAGCGCGCTCGACGCGGTCGAGTTGATGAACGTGGCCTGGAACTTCCGGCGCGAGCACCTGCGACCCGACCAGCGCTCCCACTACGTGATCAGCGACGGCGGCGACCAGCCGAACGTCGTGCCGCCGAGCGCGTCGGTCTGGTACTTCATCCGCGAGATGGACTACGAGGACATCAAGCGCAACTTCGACACGGCCATCCGCATCGCGGAGGGCGCGGCGCTGATGACCGACACCGAAATGTCGTACCGGATCATCGGAGCCGCCTGGCCCCGCCACTTCAACAAGGTCGTGGCCGAAACGATGTACGAACACATCGAGGAGGTCGGGCTTCCGGAGTGGACCGAGAACGACCACGACTTCGCGAGCGCCGTGCAGAAGTCGGTGGGAAGTGTCCCGTCGGGGATGCCGATCGCACTCTCGCCCCTGGGCGAGCCGGGGCCGCGCCGCAGCGGCGGGTCCGACGACATCGGCGACATCTCGTGGAACGTGCCCACGGTGACCCTGCGCTTCCCGTCGAACGTGCCGGGGCTTCCGGGCCACCACTGGTCGAGCGCCATGGCGATGGCCACCCCGATCGCGCACAAGGGCGCGGTTGCCGGCGCGCGCGTCATGGCCCGCACCGCGCTACAGCTCTTCGCGCAGCCGGAACGGGTCGACGAGGCCTGGACGTACTTCCGGGAGGAGCAGACCGCGGGCGTGGAGTACATTCCCTTCATCGGCCCGGACGACCCGCCTCCGA contains:
- a CDS encoding amidohydrolase, with amino-acid sequence MSQRTLAATLVALLSAPAATAAAQGLPDDELAPLVARVEAGVLERAKLAQVMVDKIFSFSELGQQEIETSAYITGILEENGFAVEHAPSGIPTAWFARWGSGSPVISFGSDIDGIPKANQKPGVAYHDPLIPGAPGHGEGHNSGQAVNVVAALALKDVMEAEGIEGTLVLWPGVAEEQLGSKAWYVRDGYLEDIDVTLFTHVGSNLAVSWGQGSGTGLVSVEFTFEGEAAHGAGAPWRGRSALDAVELMNVAWNFRREHLRPDQRSHYVISDGGDQPNVVPPSASVWYFIREMDYEDIKRNFDTAIRIAEGAALMTDTEMSYRIIGAAWPRHFNKVVAETMYEHIEEVGLPEWTENDHDFASAVQKSVGSVPSGMPIALSPLGEPGPRRSGGSDDIGDISWNVPTVTLRFPSNVPGLPGHHWSSAMAMATPIAHKGAVAGARVMARTALQLFAQPERVDEAWTYFREEQTAGVEYIPFIGPDDPPPIDLNREIMNTFRPLLEPYYYDETRFDTYLDQLGIKYPTLSRPASADDRQDNAGASAGANRGL